A genomic segment from Aegilops tauschii subsp. strangulata cultivar AL8/78 chromosome 1, Aet v6.0, whole genome shotgun sequence encodes:
- the LOC109763919 gene encoding mitogen-activated protein kinase kinase 9-like: MAPGGTMPPCAPHLMFRRPDLAAPAPHAAVMPPPAATVTDKEEEEDGVERRLRLSDLEWLADLGEGASGLVTKVRLCGSTAGPAFALKVAHYPDDTDAGREQDEVLRRACGAGPPSPYVVRCHAVLRGAGGEPACLLELMDAGSLHDVLRRRGGRGGLPEPALAEVAARCALGLAHLHARGVVHLDIKPDNLLASARGDVKIADFGVSRIFSPDGHRSPRVSVAVGTTAYMSPERFAPNAQAGPRGACAADVWSLGVTVLELFLGHRPVLPAERTPSWKMLKEAICYGDPPSVPESAAASVELRGFVEACVVKDPRRRATVQQLLAHPFVAGRDVEASRRVLREIIVETM, from the coding sequence ATGGCGCCCGGCGGCACGATGCCCCCGTGCGCGCCCCACCTCATGTTCCGCCGCCCGGACCTCGCCGCGCCTGCGCCTCACGCCGCCGTCATGCCGCCGCCTGCTGCCACTGTCAcggacaaggaggaggaggaggatggtgtggagCGCCGACTGAGGCTGTCCGACCTTGAGTGGCTGGCCGACCTAGGCGAGGGCGCGAGCGGCCTCGTGACCAAGGTGCGCCTCTGCGGCAGCACCGCCGGCCCCGCGTTCGCGCTCAAGGTCGCGCACTACCCCGACGACACCGACGCGGGGAGGGAGCAGGACGAGGTGCTCCGCCGCGCGTGCGGGGCCGGGCCGCCGTCGCCGTACGTCGTGCGCTGCCACGCCGTCCTCCGGGGCGCCGGGGGCGAGCCCGCGTGCCTCCTCGAGCTCATGGACGCCGGGTCGCTCCACGACGTCCTCCGCCGCCGGGGCGGCCGCGGCGGCCTCCCGGAGCCCGCGCTCGCCGAGGTGGCCGCGCGCTGCGCCCTCGGGCTCGCGCACCTGCACGCGCGCGGCGTCGTGCACCTCGACATCAAGCCCGACAACCTGCTCGCCAGCGCCCGCGGGGACGTCAAGATCGCCGACTTCGGCGTCTCGCGGATCTTCTCCCCCGACGGTCACCGCTCTCCCCGGGTCTCCGTCGCCGTCGGGACCACCGCATACATGAGCCCCGAGCGGTTCGCGCCCAACGCCCAGGCCGGCCCGCGTGGGGCCTGCGCCGCCGACGTCTGGAGCCTGGGCGTCACCGTCCTGGAGCTCTTTTTGGGCCACCGCCCTGTCCTGCCTGCCGAACGGACGCCGTCCTGGAAGATGCTCAAGGAGGCCATCTGCTACGGCGATCCTCCGTCGGTGCCGGAGAGCGCGGCGGCGTCGGTGGAGCTGCGCGGGTTCGTGGAGGCGTGCGTGGTCAAGGATCCTCGGAGGCGCGCCACGGTGCAGCAGCTGCTCGCGCACCCGTTCGTGGCCGGCCGGGACGTCGAGGCGTCGCGCCGCGTGCTACGAGAGATCATCGTGGAGACCATGTAA